Proteins from a genomic interval of Luteitalea sp.:
- a CDS encoding glycosyltransferase: MSHCPVHQVLASLAYGDAIGHEVIGIQRVLREAGYQSDIFVETAEPRVSATSRHYRDLIGACAADHVLIHHFSIGAMASRVAYALPAKMLLVYHNITPPQYFLGVHPHLVQQCFMGRRELSAYADRCVLAVGDSEYNRQELEGLGFPQTGVLPVVPDFSHLDVTPQCLMAGGFDDDWTNILFVGRIVPSKKIDDLIRFFHAYRTLYNPRSRLLLVGSHAGFESYYAMLQQLVVRLRTPDVFFFGHVSNEELTAFYDVADLFLCASEHEGFCVPLVEAFYKRVPVIAYAAAAVPATLDGAGLLYDTKEPVSVAALMDTVLQDEGLQARLIAAQDAALERLQRRDFARSLLRFVEQAVAAPSRTPHVTPDFWQQFERHERLGELRQSRPAAFLALPLESDE; encoded by the coding sequence ATGAGCCATTGTCCGGTGCATCAGGTTCTCGCCTCGCTGGCCTATGGAGATGCGATCGGCCACGAAGTGATCGGCATCCAGCGGGTGCTGCGCGAGGCAGGTTATCAATCGGATATCTTCGTCGAGACTGCCGAGCCACGTGTCAGCGCGACGAGCCGGCACTACCGTGACCTCATCGGCGCGTGCGCGGCGGATCACGTGCTCATCCATCATTTCTCGATTGGCGCGATGGCGTCGCGCGTCGCCTATGCGCTCCCCGCGAAGATGTTGCTCGTGTACCACAACATCACGCCGCCCCAGTACTTCCTCGGTGTGCACCCGCACCTGGTGCAGCAGTGCTTCATGGGACGACGCGAGCTCTCCGCGTACGCCGACCGCTGCGTGCTCGCCGTCGGCGACTCCGAGTACAACCGTCAAGAGCTCGAGGGGCTCGGGTTCCCGCAGACGGGCGTCCTTCCGGTCGTGCCGGACTTCTCACATCTCGACGTCACGCCGCAGTGCCTCATGGCTGGCGGCTTCGACGACGACTGGACGAACATCCTGTTCGTGGGGCGCATCGTTCCGAGCAAGAAGATCGATGACCTCATTCGATTCTTCCACGCTTACCGGACGTTGTACAACCCCCGCTCGCGGCTGCTGCTCGTCGGATCGCATGCCGGCTTCGAGTCGTACTACGCCATGCTGCAACAGCTCGTCGTGCGACTCCGCACGCCGGATGTGTTCTTCTTTGGCCACGTCAGCAACGAGGAGCTGACGGCCTTCTACGACGTCGCCGATCTCTTCTTGTGCGCCAGCGAGCACGAAGGCTTTTGCGTGCCGCTCGTGGAGGCGTTCTACAAACGCGTGCCTGTGATCGCGTACGCCGCCGCCGCCGTGCCGGCGACGCTGGACGGGGCCGGGCTCTTGTACGACACCAAGGAGCCCGTCTCGGTCGCGGCGCTGATGGACACGGTCCTGCAGGACGAGGGGCTCCAGGCGCGCCTGATAGCCGCCCAGGACGCAGCGCTGGAGCGTCTGCAGCGGCGCGATTTCGCGCGATCGCTGCTGCGCTTCGTCGAGCAGGCGGTCGCAGCGCCATCGAGGACACCCCATGTGACACCTGACTTTTGGCAGCAGTTCGAGCGCCACGAGCGTCTCGGTGAGCTCCGGCAGTCTCGGCCCGCGGCGTTTCTGGCGCTGCCGCTGGAGAGTGACGAGTGA
- a CDS encoding glycosyltransferase — translation MKLAVVVQRYGAEINGGAELHARYIAERLARRHQVDILTTCARDYVTWADAYPAGEDQVNGLRVRRFSVARARRPDDFSRWSLRVFEDRHSLADELAWLESEGPTSPALVAHLASQREAYDYVIFFSYRYYLAFHGVRAVPDRAILVPTAERDPAVGLALFAPIFRAVRAIMYNSLEERAMIGAIAHNEAVPGVVVGVSSHVPGRAHPARFRQKYGITGPFVLYVGRIDENKGCGELFRFFLTQPTAQSGALQLVLLGNSILPIPEHASIHHLGFVPDDDKFDALAACEALVTPSFFESLSMVALEAWALGRPVLANGRCDVLAGQCLRSNAGLFYENGIEFSEALHLLWTDRVLNRRLGQSGREYFQRHYAWPVIDHKYEAMLTSLAAADRRGQALSTLEPLPGWLARRRRRLAPANDVLAAVPTGAARPRRHQVVPPHVRRRRPPL, via the coding sequence GTGAAGCTCGCGGTTGTCGTTCAGCGGTACGGCGCCGAAATCAACGGTGGCGCGGAGCTCCACGCGCGCTATATTGCCGAGCGGCTCGCCCGGCGCCATCAGGTCGATATCCTCACCACGTGCGCGCGGGATTACGTCACCTGGGCGGATGCGTATCCAGCCGGTGAGGACCAGGTGAACGGCCTGCGCGTGCGGCGCTTCTCTGTCGCGCGCGCCCGGCGGCCGGACGACTTCAGCCGGTGGTCGCTGCGCGTGTTCGAAGACCGCCACTCGCTGGCCGACGAGCTCGCGTGGCTCGAGAGCGAGGGGCCGACGAGCCCTGCGCTGGTGGCGCATCTCGCATCGCAGCGGGAAGCCTACGACTACGTCATTTTCTTCAGCTATCGCTACTACCTGGCGTTCCACGGTGTGCGCGCGGTCCCGGATCGTGCCATCCTGGTTCCCACGGCAGAGCGCGACCCGGCGGTCGGTCTCGCCTTGTTCGCGCCGATCTTCCGTGCCGTGCGCGCCATCATGTACAACTCGCTCGAGGAGCGTGCGATGATCGGAGCCATCGCCCACAACGAGGCGGTGCCTGGCGTCGTCGTCGGCGTATCGTCGCACGTTCCGGGCCGTGCTCACCCGGCGCGATTCAGGCAAAAGTACGGGATCACGGGGCCGTTCGTGCTCTACGTCGGTCGCATCGACGAGAACAAGGGATGCGGCGAGCTGTTCCGCTTCTTCCTGACCCAGCCGACGGCACAGAGCGGCGCCTTGCAGCTGGTGCTCCTTGGCAACTCGATTCTGCCCATCCCGGAACATGCCTCCATTCATCATCTCGGCTTCGTGCCCGACGACGACAAGTTCGATGCGCTTGCGGCGTGCGAGGCGCTGGTGACGCCATCGTTCTTCGAGAGCCTCTCGATGGTCGCCCTCGAGGCATGGGCGCTCGGCCGCCCGGTGCTCGCCAACGGCCGCTGTGATGTCCTGGCGGGGCAGTGCCTCCGGAGCAACGCCGGACTCTTCTATGAGAACGGCATCGAGTTCAGTGAAGCGCTCCACCTGCTCTGGACCGACCGCGTCTTGAATCGAAGGCTGGGCCAATCGGGTCGCGAGTACTTCCAGCGCCACTACGCGTGGCCCGTAATCGACCACAAGTACGAAGCGATGCTGACCAGCCTCGCCGCAGCGGATCGGCGCGGCCAGGCGCTCAGTACGCTCGAACCGTTGCCTGGTTGGCTCGCACGCCGCCGACGGAGGCTCGCGCCAGCCAACGACGTCCTGGCAGCGGTACCCACTGGAGCGGCCCGGCCCCGCCGTCATCAGGTCGTCCCGCCCCACGTCCGGAGAAGGCGGCCCCCTCTGTAG
- a CDS encoding decaprenyl-phosphate phosphoribosyltransferase, with product MSSSSGVDERSGLVSALVYSLRPGQWTKNLIVFAPLLFGRELFNPTAVARSTAALAIFCALSGAVYLANDVLDREADRRHPIKARRPVASGQLPVPVAILAAFLLGCLAIAGALALGRAFALVAGTYLGLLLLYSGPLKQIVILDVLVIAIGFVLRAAAGGVAVNVPISKWLLVCTILLALFLALSKRRHELVLLADDAANHRAILKEYSPYLLDQMIAVVAASTLIGYTFYTMSPETVAKFGTESLVFTLPFPLYGLFRYLYLVHRKDKGGSPSEVLLTDRPLLLCVALWALTVSLIIYRPLGYWIG from the coding sequence ATGTCTTCATCAAGCGGAGTGGACGAGCGCAGTGGGCTCGTCTCCGCGTTGGTGTATTCGCTTCGGCCCGGGCAGTGGACGAAGAACCTGATTGTCTTTGCACCGCTGCTCTTCGGGCGTGAGCTGTTCAATCCAACGGCGGTTGCGAGATCCACGGCAGCACTTGCGATCTTTTGCGCGCTGTCCGGTGCCGTCTATCTCGCCAACGACGTGCTCGACCGGGAGGCGGACCGACGACATCCCATCAAGGCTCGGCGTCCCGTCGCCTCTGGGCAGCTCCCCGTCCCGGTTGCCATCCTCGCGGCGTTTCTCCTGGGATGTCTGGCAATCGCCGGCGCGCTCGCCCTCGGGCGTGCCTTTGCGCTCGTCGCCGGCACGTACCTGGGCCTTCTGCTGCTCTACTCCGGGCCGCTGAAGCAGATCGTCATCCTGGATGTCCTGGTGATTGCTATCGGCTTCGTGCTCCGGGCAGCGGCCGGCGGCGTCGCGGTGAACGTCCCCATCAGCAAGTGGCTGCTGGTTTGCACGATCTTGCTCGCGCTGTTCCTCGCCCTGAGCAAGAGGCGCCATGAGCTCGTGCTCCTGGCCGACGATGCGGCCAACCATCGCGCGATTTTGAAGGAATATAGCCCGTATCTGCTCGATCAGATGATTGCGGTCGTGGCGGCATCGACGCTCATCGGGTACACCTTCTACACGATGAGCCCGGAAACGGTGGCGAAGTTCGGCACGGAATCCCTGGTGTTTACCCTGCCGTTCCCTCTTTACGGCCTTTTTCGCTATTTGTACTTGGTACACCGGAAGGACAAAGGTGGGAGTCCGTCCGAGGTGCTGCTCACGGATCGCCCGCTGCTGCTCTGCGTGGCGCTCTGGGCACTGACGGTTTCGCTGATCATCTACCGGCCGCTGGGGTATTGGATCGGGTGA
- a CDS encoding anti-sigma factor antagonist (This anti-anti-sigma factor, or anti-sigma factor antagonist, belongs to a family that includes characterized members SpoIIAA, RsbV, RsfA, and RsfB.): protein MQIDQRVVDDVTILDLKGKMTLGEGDELLKDKVHSLLNQGQKKILLNLADVPYIDSAGLGEIVRAYTTVSRQGGKMKLLHVTKRIEDLLSITKLLTVFDTFDAEQDAVRSFA, encoded by the coding sequence ATGCAGATTGATCAGCGCGTCGTGGACGACGTGACGATTCTGGATTTGAAGGGCAAGATGACGCTTGGCGAGGGGGACGAGCTCCTGAAGGACAAGGTTCACAGCCTGTTGAATCAGGGGCAGAAGAAGATCCTCCTCAACCTCGCCGACGTGCCGTACATCGACAGCGCCGGCCTCGGGGAGATCGTCCGGGCCTACACGACCGTGAGCCGGCAGGGGGGCAAGATGAAGCTCCTGCATGTCACCAAGCGCATCGAGGACTTGCTCTCCATTACGAAGCTTCTCACGGTATTCGATACGTTCGACGCCGAGCAGGACGCGGTCCGCAGTTTCGCGTGA
- a CDS encoding 30S ribosomal protein S21 yields MAEVKVQDGESIESALRRFKRKVQQEDIIKDIKKHSFYLKPGDKRRAKQALARKRSRKKQRRESE; encoded by the coding sequence GTGGCTGAAGTCAAGGTTCAAGACGGTGAGTCGATCGAGAGCGCCTTGCGGCGCTTCAAGCGCAAGGTGCAGCAGGAAGACATCATCAAGGACATCAAGAAGCACTCCTTCTATTTGAAGCCTGGCGACAAGCGCCGGGCCAAGCAGGCTCTTGCGCGCAAGCGCAGTCGTAAGAAGCAGCGCCGGGAGTCGGAGTAA
- the purD gene encoding phosphoribosylamine--glycine ligase encodes MKVLVVGSGAREHALVWKLARETSVERVICAPGNPGIEDIASCQAIDSMAVPALVELARRERIDLTVVGPEQPLERGIADAFATAGLPLFGPTQSAARLETSKAFAKQFMMRHGIPTARGIICRKPGEANDAVAELGLPVAIKADGLAAGKGVTIATDHETARVAIAAAMVSHQFGEAGRTLVVEEFLSGTEVSCFALCDGERALPLVAAQDHKRLFDHDRGPNTGGMGAFAPSPLVTEEVQGTVTRTIVRRVVEGMAHEGTPFRGVLYCGLMLTAEGPKVVEFNVRLGDPEAQVILPLMEADLAPLMRDAAAGELSATAVPVKSGVQVGVVLASRGYPGQAEVGLPISGVEYPPGDILVFHAGTRHAGGRIVTAGGRVLTVVAGGPDFSTAIQQVYEGVGQISFPGMQWRRDIGRKALAGT; translated from the coding sequence ATGAAAGTCCTCGTTGTTGGAAGCGGTGCGCGCGAGCACGCCCTGGTGTGGAAGCTCGCTCGAGAGACATCGGTCGAGCGCGTCATCTGCGCGCCCGGCAACCCCGGGATCGAAGACATCGCCAGCTGCCAAGCCATTGATTCGATGGCGGTCCCTGCCCTGGTCGAGCTTGCGCGGCGCGAGCGGATCGACCTCACCGTCGTCGGTCCCGAGCAGCCGCTCGAACGGGGCATCGCCGACGCGTTTGCGACAGCGGGGCTGCCTCTGTTCGGGCCGACACAGAGCGCGGCGCGGCTCGAGACAAGCAAGGCCTTTGCCAAGCAGTTCATGATGCGCCACGGTATCCCGACCGCTCGCGGCATTATCTGCCGCAAGCCGGGCGAGGCCAACGACGCCGTCGCCGAGCTCGGTCTCCCGGTCGCCATCAAAGCCGACGGTCTTGCCGCGGGCAAGGGGGTGACCATCGCGACCGACCATGAGACGGCCCGTGTCGCCATCGCTGCCGCGATGGTCAGCCACCAGTTCGGTGAAGCGGGCCGCACGCTGGTTGTCGAGGAGTTTCTGAGCGGGACCGAAGTGTCCTGTTTTGCCCTGTGCGATGGCGAGCGTGCGCTGCCGCTGGTTGCCGCGCAGGACCACAAGCGGCTCTTCGACCACGATCGCGGGCCCAACACCGGCGGGATGGGTGCCTTCGCGCCGAGTCCCCTGGTCACAGAGGAGGTTCAGGGCACTGTCACGCGCACCATTGTCCGGCGCGTCGTCGAGGGGATGGCGCACGAGGGAACGCCGTTTCGGGGCGTGCTCTACTGTGGACTGATGCTGACCGCAGAAGGGCCGAAGGTCGTCGAGTTCAACGTGCGTCTTGGTGACCCGGAGGCTCAGGTGATCCTGCCGCTGATGGAGGCGGACCTCGCGCCCCTGATGCGCGACGCCGCAGCCGGCGAGTTGAGCGCTACCGCTGTTCCGGTCAAATCCGGCGTCCAGGTTGGCGTGGTCCTGGCGTCCCGTGGCTACCCGGGCCAAGCCGAGGTTGGACTGCCAATCTCAGGCGTGGAATACCCACCGGGCGACATCCTGGTGTTTCACGCCGGCACACGTCACGCCGGCGGCCGCATCGTCACGGCCGGCGGCCGAGTGCTGACGGTGGTCGCCGGAGGGCCAGATTTCAGCACCGCCATTCAGCAGGTGTACGAGGGTGTGGGTCAGATCTCGTTTCCAGGAATGCAGTGGCGTCGAGACATTGGGAGGAAGGCGCTCGCAGGGACGTAA
- the rlmN gene encoding 23S rRNA (adenine(2503)-C(2))-methyltransferase RlmN, whose translation MTHSKDGRTDVAELELPQLEALLSALGVAPFHARQLYRWVYRKGVTDFADMTDLSRTLRTQLSAACYVSTPHVIRTEVSVDGTTKFLLRLVDGRDIEAVYIPDTPSQTFCISTQAGCAMRCAFCLTGKMGLVRHLSAGEIAGQARVLARELGMLERAFNIVLMGMGEPLHNYDHTMKALRMLSAREGLAVPPRRVTLSTVGLVPAIERLASEPLIPNLAISLHATTEAQRSELVPINDKYSLASLVEACKRLPLGRRRRITFEYVLLEGVNDTTDDARRLGTLVSSLEAKVNLLPLNEAPGIPFCRPSEARVDAFARTLAARGVTVSVRKSRGRDIRAACGQLIVEGQRRSPGQRLAAHIGANQ comes from the coding sequence ATGACGCACTCGAAGGACGGACGGACCGACGTGGCGGAACTGGAGCTTCCACAGCTGGAGGCGCTCCTATCTGCGCTCGGTGTCGCGCCGTTCCACGCGCGTCAACTCTACCGGTGGGTGTACCGCAAAGGCGTGACCGACTTCGCGGATATGACGGACCTGTCACGAACGCTACGGACGCAGCTCTCGGCAGCTTGCTACGTGTCGACCCCTCATGTCATCAGAACCGAGGTGTCGGTGGACGGCACGACGAAGTTCCTGTTACGACTGGTCGACGGCCGAGATATTGAAGCGGTTTACATCCCGGACACACCGTCACAGACGTTTTGTATCTCGACGCAGGCGGGCTGCGCGATGCGATGCGCGTTCTGCCTGACTGGGAAGATGGGGCTCGTCCGCCATTTGAGCGCCGGCGAGATTGCGGGCCAAGCGCGCGTGCTCGCGCGCGAGCTCGGCATGTTGGAGCGCGCGTTCAACATCGTCTTGATGGGCATGGGAGAGCCGCTCCACAACTACGACCACACAATGAAGGCGCTCCGGATGCTCTCAGCCAGGGAGGGCTTGGCCGTTCCCCCACGACGCGTCACGCTCTCGACCGTCGGGCTCGTGCCGGCAATCGAGCGGCTCGCCTCGGAGCCCCTGATACCGAATCTCGCAATCTCGCTCCACGCAACGACTGAGGCACAGCGGAGCGAGCTCGTTCCGATCAACGACAAATATTCGCTGGCCTCGCTCGTGGAGGCCTGCAAACGGCTGCCGCTCGGCCGGCGGCGGCGGATTACGTTCGAGTACGTGCTGCTGGAAGGCGTCAACGACACAACCGACGATGCGCGGCGCCTCGGGACGCTCGTCAGCAGCCTCGAGGCAAAGGTCAATCTGCTGCCGCTCAACGAAGCGCCGGGGATTCCGTTCTGCCGACCATCCGAAGCGCGTGTCGACGCGTTCGCGCGGACGCTCGCCGCCCGCGGGGTCACAGTCTCCGTACGGAAAAGCCGCGGTCGAGACATTCGCGCGGCATGCGGTCAGCTCATCGTCGAAGGCCAGCGCCGCTCGCCCGGCCAGCGCCTCGCGGCGCACATCGGTGCCAACCAGTAG
- a CDS encoding insulinase family protein — MIVRETLANGLELITEAMPHVRSVSMGVWLTRGSRHEEEAQSGIAHFIEHMLFKGTDHRSAQDIAQELDSMGGHLDAFTSKEYAGYYIKVLDEHVPRAFDILADIIRNPAFAREDVEREKRVILEEIKMVEDTPDDLVHELFTQHYWAGHPLGRPILGTRETVEGFDPDVLRSYFEGAYVGRNLILAAAGNLRHEVIRDLVERAFDDLRAEGYTWNDGAPTIAPQLVARQKELEQSHVCVGTIGYPQVHDDRFVCYLLNIVLGGSMSSRLFQNIREKRGLAYSVFSGLSAYRDAGLLTIYAGCANDTVPEVLDLVVEELRSLRREPVSSDELRRAKDHLKGSLMLSLESTSSRMTHLARQEIYFDRAYTIDEVLEGIEAVTIADIQRVAADLFSNGSLGVTLLGPDEGVPVEKERLDLE; from the coding sequence ATGATAGTTCGTGAAACTCTCGCCAACGGCCTGGAGTTGATCACCGAGGCCATGCCACACGTGCGCTCAGTGAGCATGGGCGTGTGGTTGACGCGTGGCTCGCGGCACGAAGAAGAGGCGCAGAGCGGGATCGCCCACTTCATCGAGCACATGCTGTTCAAGGGGACCGACCATCGCAGCGCGCAGGATATCGCACAGGAGCTTGATTCGATGGGTGGGCACCTCGATGCCTTCACGTCGAAGGAGTACGCGGGCTACTACATCAAGGTGCTCGACGAGCACGTTCCGCGGGCGTTCGATATCTTGGCGGACATCATTCGCAACCCGGCGTTTGCGCGGGAAGATGTCGAGCGCGAGAAGCGGGTGATTCTCGAAGAGATCAAGATGGTCGAGGACACGCCCGACGACCTCGTCCATGAGCTCTTCACCCAGCACTATTGGGCGGGACACCCGCTGGGGCGGCCCATTCTCGGCACGCGTGAGACGGTGGAAGGCTTCGACCCGGATGTGTTGCGGAGCTATTTCGAGGGCGCGTACGTCGGGCGCAATCTCATTCTGGCAGCGGCCGGCAACCTTCGCCACGAGGTCATCCGCGATCTGGTCGAGCGCGCGTTCGACGACCTTCGCGCGGAGGGCTATACCTGGAACGACGGAGCTCCTACAATCGCCCCACAGCTGGTTGCCCGCCAGAAGGAGCTCGAGCAGAGCCACGTTTGCGTCGGGACTATCGGATATCCTCAGGTGCACGACGATCGGTTCGTCTGCTATTTGCTGAACATCGTGCTCGGCGGATCGATGAGCTCGCGGCTCTTTCAGAACATTCGCGAAAAGCGTGGCCTGGCTTACTCGGTTTTCAGCGGCTTGAGCGCGTATCGCGATGCCGGCCTCTTGACGATCTATGCTGGTTGCGCCAACGACACGGTGCCGGAGGTGCTCGACCTCGTGGTCGAAGAGCTACGCAGCTTACGGCGCGAGCCGGTGTCGAGCGACGAGCTGCGGCGTGCGAAGGATCATCTCAAGGGGAGTCTGATGTTGAGCCTCGAGAGCACGTCGAGCCGGATGACGCATTTGGCGCGTCAGGAGATCTACTTCGATCGGGCGTACACGATCGATGAGGTGCTCGAGGGCATCGAGGCAGTCACCATCGCGGACATTCAACGTGTGGCGGCGGATCTCTTCTCGAATGGCTCGCTCGGTGTGACCCTGCTCGGCCCAGACGAGGGCGTCCCTGTGGAGAAGGAGAGATTGGATCTCGAGTGA
- a CDS encoding adenylosuccinate lyase has protein sequence MIPRYTHPAMGRLWSDQRRFETWLRVETAAAEAMADAGIVPAEAARDIRERGAFDIARIDAIEQTTQHDVIAFTTAVAERVGPSARWLHFGLTSSDVVDTALAVQMRDACNLLLENIDALAAAIRSRADEHRRTPMIGRTHGVHAEPMTFGLKLALWYAELQRDRTRLVRARETVSVGKVSGAVGTFAHLPPSIEADVCRKLGLAAAPVSSQIVQRDRHAELLAALAITAASLEKFALEIRGLQKTEIGEVEEPFARGQKGSSAMPHKRNPVGCEQICGLARVVRANAMAALENVALWHERDISHSSVERVILPDSFIALDHMLRRFTGIVAGMVVHPERMLENLRRSRGVVFSGQVLLELARRGVAREQAYLWVQRCALRSYEDQRELKALLLDDPDVRRVLASDEIDKAFDLDQQLRHVDTIVDRVFGLVGEPTVAPAGAVP, from the coding sequence ATGATTCCTCGGTACACGCACCCTGCTATGGGGCGCCTCTGGAGCGACCAGCGGCGCTTCGAGACCTGGCTGCGGGTCGAGACGGCCGCAGCCGAAGCGATGGCGGACGCCGGAATCGTGCCCGCCGAGGCCGCACGAGACATTCGAGAGCGCGGCGCGTTCGATATCGCACGCATCGACGCCATCGAACAAACCACACAGCACGACGTCATTGCGTTCACCACGGCGGTTGCCGAGCGCGTCGGGCCGTCCGCGCGCTGGCTGCACTTCGGCTTGACCTCCTCCGACGTCGTGGACACGGCGCTGGCCGTGCAGATGCGTGACGCGTGCAATCTCCTCCTCGAGAACATCGACGCCCTGGCGGCTGCCATTCGGAGCCGAGCGGACGAGCACCGGCGAACGCCAATGATCGGCCGCACGCACGGCGTGCATGCCGAGCCCATGACCTTCGGCTTGAAGCTCGCGCTGTGGTACGCGGAGCTACAGCGCGATCGGACGCGGCTGGTTCGCGCGCGTGAAACCGTCAGTGTCGGGAAGGTCTCGGGGGCCGTCGGGACGTTTGCGCACCTCCCGCCCTCGATCGAGGCCGATGTCTGCCGGAAGCTCGGCCTGGCGGCGGCGCCTGTGTCATCACAAATCGTCCAGCGCGATCGGCACGCGGAGTTGCTCGCGGCGCTGGCGATTACGGCGGCCTCGCTCGAGAAGTTCGCCCTCGAGATACGTGGCTTGCAGAAGACCGAGATTGGCGAGGTCGAAGAGCCGTTTGCACGCGGACAGAAGGGCTCGTCGGCGATGCCGCACAAGCGCAATCCCGTCGGCTGTGAGCAGATCTGCGGGCTCGCGCGCGTCGTCCGTGCGAACGCCATGGCTGCGCTCGAGAACGTGGCGCTCTGGCACGAGCGCGACATCTCGCATTCGTCGGTCGAGCGTGTCATCCTCCCCGATAGCTTCATTGCGCTGGATCACATGCTCCGCCGCTTCACGGGGATCGTGGCCGGCATGGTCGTGCATCCGGAGCGCATGCTCGAGAACCTGCGCCGCTCACGTGGTGTCGTGTTCTCGGGCCAGGTGCTCCTGGAGCTTGCAAGACGAGGCGTGGCGCGCGAGCAAGCCTACCTGTGGGTCCAGCGCTGTGCGCTGCGATCGTACGAGGACCAACGAGAGCTCAAGGCCCTGTTGCTGGACGATCCGGACGTGAGGCGCGTGCTGGCCAGCGACGAGATCGACAAGGCGTTCGATCTCGATCAGCAGCTGCGTCACGTCGATACGATTGTCGATCGAGTGTTCGGCCTCGTCGGGGAGCCGACGGTCGCGCCCGCTGGCGCCGTTCCGTGA
- the purS gene encoding phosphoribosylformylglycinamidine synthase subunit PurS, whose amino-acid sequence MSDAAAAAPTVRAKVFVTLKPSVFDPQGTTIAEALHSMGYGGVEDVRQGKYFELTVRAESTGEAQRQVEEIADRLLANPVIESYRVEVQP is encoded by the coding sequence ATGAGTGACGCCGCTGCCGCCGCACCCACTGTCAGGGCGAAGGTCTTTGTCACGCTCAAGCCGTCCGTCTTCGATCCGCAGGGCACGACGATCGCCGAAGCGCTGCACTCGATGGGCTACGGTGGCGTCGAAGACGTCCGCCAGGGAAAGTACTTCGAGCTGACTGTCCGGGCAGAGTCCACCGGGGAGGCGCAGCGACAGGTGGAAGAGATTGCCGACCGCCTGCTCGCGAATCCGGTGATCGAGAGTTATCGCGTGGAAGTGCAGCCATGA
- the purQ gene encoding phosphoribosylformylglycinamidine synthase subunit PurQ, protein MKFAVVVFPGSNCDHDAYHAVKHVLGHDTDFLWHKETSLKGADAVILPGGFSYGDYLRTGAVARFSPIMQVVARFAAEGGPVLGICNGFQILQEAGLLDGAMLRNRSLKFRCEAVRVRVERADTPFTNLCQAGQLLTLPIAHGDGNFYAPTDVLERLERNGQVVFRYVNAEGEPTPDGNPNGSLDNIAGICNEARNVVALMPHPERACESLLGSVDGRLILDSVVATIRTGANTAETVGWAFRAGGLEQRPRPT, encoded by the coding sequence ATGAAGTTCGCCGTCGTCGTCTTCCCAGGCTCGAACTGCGATCACGATGCGTATCATGCCGTCAAGCACGTGCTGGGCCACGATACCGATTTCTTGTGGCACAAGGAGACGAGCCTGAAGGGGGCGGACGCGGTGATCCTACCCGGAGGATTTTCGTACGGCGATTACCTGCGCACCGGCGCCGTGGCGAGGTTCTCGCCGATCATGCAGGTGGTCGCTCGGTTTGCCGCCGAGGGCGGGCCGGTGCTGGGCATCTGCAACGGATTTCAGATCCTGCAAGAGGCAGGATTGCTGGACGGGGCGATGCTGCGGAATCGGAGCCTCAAGTTTCGCTGTGAGGCAGTGCGGGTCCGTGTCGAGCGAGCCGACACACCGTTTACCAACCTGTGCCAGGCGGGTCAGCTGCTGACGCTTCCCATTGCGCACGGCGACGGCAACTTCTATGCGCCAACAGACGTCCTGGAACGGCTGGAGAGGAACGGGCAGGTCGTCTTCCGTTACGTGAACGCGGAAGGTGAGCCAACGCCAGACGGCAATCCAAACGGCTCTCTCGACAACATCGCAGGCATCTGTAACGAGGCGCGCAATGTGGTGGCGCTGATGCCGCATCCCGAGCGCGCATGCGAGTCGCTGCTGGGCAGCGTGGACGGCCGCCTGATCTTGGATTCCGTGGTCGCAACAATTCGTACAGGCGCAAACACTGCAGAGACGGTAGGGTGGGCCTTTAGGGCCGGCGGGCTCGAGCAGCGCCCGCGCCCGACCTAA